From one Desulfonatronum sp. SC1 genomic stretch:
- a CDS encoding ABC transporter ATP-binding protein, protein MARIELREIAHSYLPSPRNAEDYALKRVQTVWEDGGAYALLGPSGCGKTTLLNIISGLLTPSEGQVLYDGKDVTALPPEQRNIAQVFQFPVLYDTMTVYDNLAFPLRNRGVPAAEVDQRVHEVAEALDLSIFLKKRAARLDADAKQKISLGRGLVRKDVAAILFDEPLTVIDPHLKWQLRRKLKEIHAQFHLTLIYVTHDQVEALTFADQVVVMSDGAILQAGTPEDLFENPEHAYVGYFIGSPGMNILPVTLVGNDIRINDNSISLPQELAKAARTTSKRLSLGIRPLYVQVHAEPGPDRVQAEVVLVEDQGSCKVLTLRLGEHVLKGLLREDREARRGACWLHFPPERIKLYADDQLIKLGD, encoded by the coding sequence ATGGCCCGGATCGAACTGCGAGAAATTGCCCACAGCTATCTTCCCTCTCCTCGAAACGCCGAGGACTATGCTCTGAAGCGCGTCCAGACCGTGTGGGAAGATGGGGGGGCCTACGCCCTGCTTGGCCCTTCGGGGTGCGGAAAAACGACGCTTCTAAACATCATCTCCGGCCTGCTGACTCCCAGCGAGGGCCAAGTGCTTTACGACGGAAAAGATGTTACGGCCCTGCCGCCCGAGCAGCGGAATATCGCCCAGGTCTTTCAGTTTCCGGTTCTCTACGACACCATGACCGTCTACGACAACCTGGCCTTTCCCTTGCGCAACCGCGGCGTTCCCGCCGCGGAAGTCGACCAGCGGGTTCATGAAGTGGCTGAAGCCCTGGACCTGTCCATTTTTTTGAAAAAGCGCGCGGCCCGTCTGGATGCGGACGCAAAGCAGAAGATCTCCCTGGGTCGGGGGCTGGTCCGCAAGGACGTGGCCGCGATCCTGTTCGACGAACCCCTGACGGTCATCGACCCGCATCTGAAATGGCAATTGCGCCGGAAACTCAAGGAAATCCACGCCCAGTTTCACTTGACCCTGATCTATGTGACCCATGACCAGGTCGAGGCACTGACCTTCGCCGACCAGGTTGTGGTCATGTCCGACGGCGCCATCCTCCAGGCGGGCACCCCGGAAGATCTTTTCGAAAACCCCGAGCATGCCTATGTCGGCTATTTCATCGGCAGCCCGGGCATGAACATCCTGCCCGTGACCCTTGTCGGCAACGACATCCGCATCAACGACAACTCCATTTCCCTGCCACAGGAGTTGGCAAAGGCGGCACGGACAACGTCAAAACGCCTATCCCTGGGAATCAGGCCCTTGTATGTCCAGGTCCATGCCGAGCCCGGGCCGGATCGAGTCCAGGCCGAGGTGGTCCTGGTGGAGGACCAGGGCAGTTGCAAGGTGCTCACGCTCCGTCTTGGCGAGCATGTCCTCAAGGGTTTGCTTCGGGAGGACCGCGAAGCTCGCCGGGGTGCTTGCTGGCTGCACTTTCCGCCGGAACGGATCAAACTTTACGCCGACGACCAACTCATCAAGCTGGGGGATTGA
- a CDS encoding DeoR/GlpR family transcriptional regulator: MAARHRKILKVVQGKGYVTIDDLAREFKVTPQTIRRDINDLSDAGLIHRYHGGAGTLSSTENFAYSDRKILCLQEKERIAALVARHIPDHASLFINIGTTTEEVAKALCNHQRLRVITNNLNVASILSNFDHIDIIVAGGLIRHRDCGIIGEATIDFIQQFKVDYGIIGISGIDMDGTLLDFDYREVRAARAIIDNSRRTFLVADHTKFGRNAMVRLGGIAEIDALFTDQAPPASLMEILATQDVKLHVAT; the protein is encoded by the coding sequence GTGGCCGCTCGCCATCGAAAGATCCTGAAGGTTGTTCAGGGCAAAGGCTACGTCACCATCGACGACCTGGCCCGAGAGTTCAAGGTCACCCCCCAGACCATCCGCCGGGATATCAACGACCTGAGCGACGCCGGCCTGATCCACCGCTACCATGGCGGCGCGGGAACGCTCTCCAGCACGGAAAATTTCGCCTACTCGGATCGAAAAATCCTCTGCCTCCAAGAAAAGGAGCGGATAGCCGCCCTGGTTGCCAGACACATTCCCGATCATGCATCGCTGTTCATCAACATCGGCACGACCACCGAGGAGGTGGCCAAGGCCCTGTGCAACCACCAACGATTGCGCGTGATCACCAACAACCTCAATGTGGCCTCGATCCTCAGCAATTTCGACCACATCGACATCATCGTCGCCGGAGGGCTCATCCGCCACCGGGATTGCGGGATCATCGGCGAAGCGACCATCGACTTCATTCAGCAATTCAAGGTTGATTACGGGATCATCGGCATCAGCGGAATCGACATGGACGGGACCCTGCTGGATTTCGACTATCGCGAGGTTCGCGCGGCACGGGCCATCATCGACAACTCCCGCCGGACTTTTCTCGTGGCCGATCACACCAAGTTCGGACGCAACGCCATGGTCAGGCTGGGGGGGATCGCCGAAATCGACGCCCTGTTTACCGACCAAGCGCCCCCCGCGAGCCTGATGGAAATTCTGGCGACCCAGGACGTGAAACTCCATGTCGCCACATGA
- a CDS encoding ABC transporter ATP-binding protein, whose product MGFSISNVDKFVGQEVHLQDINLDLRSGTQNIILGRTLAGKTSLLRIMAGLDRPTKGVIRENDVDVTGVSVRKRSVAMVYQQFVNYPSLTVYDNIASALRISGMSKADVDARVMEAAKMLHLEPMLTRLPQELSGGQQQRTAIARALVKDAALLLLDEPLVNLDYKLREELRAELQEIFRQRESIVLYTTTEPSEALMLGGNIVIMHEGRVLQTGPTEEVYRRPSTIQVADIFSDPPINKIKAVVDGTHARLGEDLSTPLDGHLTGLPLGEYLFGIRPHHLNMSRLHERDLELTCTVELSEISGSETFIHVDYGGLALVVQERGIHRYPLGSRIPVFVRPRKIYIFSIDGELVRAPNLQES is encoded by the coding sequence ATGGGATTTTCGATTTCGAATGTCGATAAATTTGTGGGCCAGGAAGTCCATCTGCAAGACATCAACCTTGATCTGCGTTCAGGAACGCAAAACATCATCCTGGGCCGGACCCTGGCCGGCAAGACCTCCCTGCTCCGGATCATGGCCGGGCTGGATCGCCCAACGAAAGGCGTCATCCGGGAAAACGACGTCGACGTGACCGGCGTCTCGGTCCGCAAGCGCAGCGTGGCCATGGTTTATCAGCAGTTCGTGAACTACCCCTCCCTGACGGTGTACGATAATATTGCCTCAGCGTTGCGCATCAGCGGCATGTCCAAGGCGGACGTGGACGCCAGGGTCATGGAGGCCGCGAAAATGCTCCACCTGGAACCCATGCTGACCAGGCTCCCCCAGGAACTCTCCGGCGGACAGCAGCAACGCACTGCCATAGCCAGGGCACTGGTCAAGGACGCAGCCCTGCTCCTGCTGGACGAACCGCTGGTCAACCTGGACTACAAGCTACGGGAGGAACTGCGGGCGGAACTCCAGGAAATCTTCCGACAGCGGGAATCCATCGTCCTCTACACCACCACCGAGCCCAGCGAAGCCCTGATGCTTGGCGGGAACATCGTGATCATGCATGAAGGTCGCGTACTCCAGACCGGCCCCACCGAAGAAGTTTACCGACGGCCTTCCACGATCCAGGTGGCGGATATTTTCAGCGACCCGCCCATCAACAAGATCAAGGCCGTGGTGGACGGAACGCACGCCCGTCTTGGCGAGGATCTGTCGACGCCTCTGGACGGCCATCTGACCGGCCTGCCCCTCGGCGAATACCTCTTCGGCATCCGCCCGCACCACCTGAACATGTCCCGGCTGCACGAGCGCGACCTGGAACTTACCTGTACCGTGGAGCTGTCCGAAATCAGCGGCTCGGAGACCTTTATCCACGTCGATTACGGCGGCTTGGCGCTTGTCGTCCAGGAGAGAGGCATCCACCGCTATCCGTTGGGCAGCCGCATCCCCGTTTTTGTCCGCCCACGGAAAATCTACATTTTCAGTATTGACGGTGAGCTGGTGCGCGCTCCCAATCTTCAGGAATCCTGA